Within Coprothermobacter sp., the genomic segment ACTGGGGCGATCCAGCTGAGGCCCAGCCAGGCGATGAGTCCGACGGGGACGGTCGCCAGCAGGGTCCTGAGTATCTGGGCCCAGAGCGGGTACGCCCGGGTGTGCCGGTCCTTCGCGCGGAAGTAATGGCGCAGGAGGAGGGCGTAGATGATCGTGCCCAGCGTGACGGTGATGGTGGTGGCGAGCGCGATACCCGCAGCCCCCAGATACCTGCTGAGGATGATGTTGCCGGCCATGTTGGCACCCACGATGCCTAGACCGACGAGGAGAGGCGTCACCGTGTTCTTGAACGCATAGAAGACCTTGGCCAGGATGGGCAGGACCGCTTGGAACACGAGACCCAGGGCATACATCTGGACGCAGGCGGCCGTGATGGTGGTCGCCGTCGTGTCGAAGGCCCCACGCTGGAACAGCAGGCGGGTGATGGGTGTTGCCAGGACCACGATGCCCACGGACGACGGGATGACGATGTAGGAGAGAAAAGCCACGGTGCGCCGTACCTTGTCGTCCATGGCATACAGGGCCGAGCCGTCCACGGCCATGGCTGAGAAGGCCGGGAAGGTCGCCGTCGCGATGGGGCCGGCAAGCAGGGTAATCGGGATGGTCCAGACGCGGTTGGAGAAACTGAGCGCCGCGATTGCCCCCTCCGGCAGGAGGGAGGCGACCCAGCGGTCCACCATGACGTTGAGGGTGCCCACGCCACCCGCGAGCACCAGCGGCATGAGCAGGGCGGCAAACTGCAGGATGGCGGGCCAGTCCATGTGCCGGACGTCGAAACGCCTCAGGAAGCCATACCTCTTGCTGGCCACGAGGATGACCAACGGGACGAAGCTCACGACGGCCAGCAGTGTCTGTCCCAGTGTCCAGGCATGGATGCCCAGGCGGGAGGAGAACACGAGCAGACTGACCACCACGGCGACGTTGCCCAGAAAGGTCCACATGAGTGCGACGAGGAAGCTGCTCTCGGCCTGCAGGAGGCCCGTGAACAGGCCGGTCATGATGAGCATGAAGCCCATGGGGACGAGGAGGCGCGTCACCTGCACGGCCAGGTCGTAGCGGGCGCCCTCGAAGCCGCGGGCGAAAATGTGCACCAGCTGGGGGGCAAAGACCCACACGCCCACGCACACGAGCGCGAAGATGGCACTCCACACGAGCGTCACCTGGTCGACCAGCAGGCGGGCACGTTCCGGGTCCTCCCTCTTGTGGCCCAGATACCAAGGCACAATGAGCGTGCTGAGTCCTCCCGCGAAGAGGCCGAGTACCAGGCCGGGGACCATCATGCCGACAAGGAAGGCGTCCGTCTGGCCGGTGGCGCCGAACTGGCGTGCGATGACCACCTCGCGGGCAAAGCCGACGAATTTGCTGAGGAACGTGACCACAGCGATGAGCACCGCCGCCTGGGCCACCGACTGCTTGTGCAGGAGGCGGGTCAGGGACGATCGGCGCGACGTATTCGTTTTCTGGTCGTTCTCGGGCATTACAGAGGTGCCTCCCCTTCTGGAGATAACTTCAACAGTATAGTGGCGACCCATGCGCTGTCCACTTGTAACAAGGGACAGTCGTAGTTGTTGTAACATGCTGTCGCCCGATGGAAGAAAGGCCGGATTCCCGCCTCCGCGGGGATGACAGAGGCACAAACAGACGACCTCAAGTGCGCCGTCATACCTGTAACATGTTTAGAGAATCAAGGATTTCTCTAATCGTTGCACATATGTCCGAAAAGAGAATGTCTCTGGCGTAATCGAAGTCGCTTTGGTAGTCATGCCAACGCCTATTCATGACCTCACTGTCACCTACCGTCTGCAGAATTTCGCTGTAGCGTTCCATGATGGATAGAGAGTTCCTCTTGGTGGCCGTTGCAACGAGAGCCATGTGCAGAGTATCAAGGTTGATATTCTGCCACTGGAGTTTGCGAAGGATGAAAATGTCATAGTAGTCTCTTGAACGGGTGTTCTGGTCGCCACGAGAGATGACGGTTTCCAGTTTCTCAGCCATCACTGTCTCGAGGTTATAGGCCAGGATCTTTATGCTGCGCGGCTCAAGGAGCAATCTAAACTCGTAGACTACTTCACGAGGAGTAATCTGATCACCTGTGGTGATATCGATTTTGAGTGGCACGACCATTGGCAGGTATGTTGCGTCAAGCATCACACGCAGCCCCGAATACTCATCACCTTCGCGGATTTCCTCAATACGTTTCACGGAGAAGGTGATGTCATCACTGAGCGAAATGCCACAGATTTCTTCAAACATATGCCTTACGGGATCCTGGTCAACTGCCAAGCCTCGGATGGTTGCATCCATATCCATTGTGGCGCGAGTATCCAAGCCTACCATCGCAGCAATGAGGAAACCACCTTTGAGAATGAAGTTGGAATGATACTGCGAGACCGATATGCGTTCCAGCAAA encodes:
- a CDS encoding abortive phage infection protein; this translates as MQNYMLERLLERISVSQYHSNFILKGGFLIAAMVGLDTRATMDMDATIRGLAVDQDPVRHMFEEICGISLSDDITFSVKRIEEIREGDEYSGLRVMLDATYLPMVVPLKIDITTGDQITPREVVYEFRLLLEPRSIKILAYNLETVMAEKLETVISRGDQNTRSRDYYDIFILRKLQWQNINLDTLHMALVATATKRNSLSIMERYSEILQTVGDSEVMNRRWHDYQSDFDYARDILFSDICATIREILDSLNMLQV
- the mviN gene encoding murein biosynthesis integral membrane protein MurJ, with amino-acid sequence MLQQLRLSLVTSGQRMGRHYTVEVISRRGGTSVMPENDQKTNTSRRSSLTRLLHKQSVAQAAVLIAVVTFLSKFVGFAREVVIARQFGATGQTDAFLVGMMVPGLVLGLFAGGLSTLIVPWYLGHKREDPERARLLVDQVTLVWSAIFALVCVGVWVFAPQLVHIFARGFEGARYDLAVQVTRLLVPMGFMLIMTGLFTGLLQAESSFLVALMWTFLGNVAVVVSLLVFSSRLGIHAWTLGQTLLAVVSFVPLVILVASKRYGFLRRFDVRHMDWPAILQFAALLMPLVLAGGVGTLNVMVDRWVASLLPEGAIAALSFSNRVWTIPITLLAGPIATATFPAFSAMAVDGSALYAMDDKVRRTVAFLSYIVIPSSVGIVVLATPITRLLFQRGAFDTTATTITAACVQMYALGLVFQAVLPILAKVFYAFKNTVTPLLVGLGIVGANMAGNIILSRYLGAAGIALATTITVTLGTIIYALLLRHYFRAKDRHTRAYPLWAQILRTLLATVPVGLIAWLGLSWIAPVTAFIPLLLRTMAVCGVAVLAYAVCSIALHLDGWQAIMDRFKGLARRLRSR